The Caldalkalibacillus thermarum region CCCAGTCTGCCAGTTCCTCGTCGCCCTTTAACAATCGCGGCCAGGAAGTGAATTCTCCTCCCTGGATCACCAGCGGATGAGCCAGCCATTTTTTTACACTTTCTTCCGAAAAGCGTGCTTCATGGCGATCCGTCCCCGTTTGACCGTCAAACCGGGCCCACCATAGCCACAGATGCTGCCCGCGCATTGAAATGGATGGGCATGGGGTTCAATATACCCCGGCACAAGGACCTGCTCCTCGTCCAGCTCAATGATCATGGTTTGGCCGTCTACCAGCGGTTCTTGATCACCCACATAGGCGATGCGCTCTCCGGCCAGGTAAATATGGCCTTTTTCCACCTGGCCTGTATAGACGTTTAAATAACAGACATCCTTAAACCAGGCCGTGGCCGGTTCTTTCCGCAGGGAAACATTCAACAGCCGGCGATAGGTTTTGGCTGACATGGGTCTGATACTCATATTATTCCTCCGTTTACATGATCATCGTCAAGGACGCATACCGGATACGCATACCGGACATGATCCTTTCTTTAACCAGCATCCGCTCTTTATGGTACTACTTTAACATATTAAAGCCCGCTGGAACAATATTTTTGTCTTTACCTAACCTTCTCAAGATGTGCTTGCCAAGCATACCATTGTTTTTCTACCTGGACAACAATGCCATCCCAATCTCGATGACTCCGTTTGCCAACGGAGACGGCTGCCCATAGCAATTCTGGCCAATACAGATCACGAAGGCAATGATTTCCAGAATGTCTGCCACAATCAATGGCCTGATACGCCAGTTCCAATTCCATTCGTCCTTTCTGCCATATTCATTAATCAAAACCATATTGAAAAAGTGGCCATCATCAACGGATGGCCACTTGGTTTGTTATTATTATCCAAGCAGTTGCAATACGGATTGAGGCAGTTGATTGGCTTGGGCCAGCATCGCTTGAGACGCTTGAGACAGGATGTTGGCACGGGTAAACTCCATGATCTCACGGGCCATGTCGACATCGCGAATACGAGATTCTGCCGCTTGCAAGTTCTCAGCAGAAGTACCGAGGTTGTTGATGGTGTGTTCTAAGCGGTTTTGAACAGCGCCGAGTTTAGAGCGTTCAGCAGATACTCTTTCAATAGCATTATTGATAATAGTGATTGCTTTGTTTGCAGATTCTGTATCAGAAACAGAGATGGCTTCAACATTTAACGCATTAGCAGACATGTCTGTTAAAGAAAGTTTAATGTTTTGATCTTGGTTTGCACCGATGTGGAAACTTAAACGCTTATCTTCGACAGTGAATGTATCTGCTGTTGATGGATTGCCAGCTCCATTACCCTGTGTAGAAGCGACTCCACGATTAACGGTAACGGAGAATGTTGCACCACCCACAGTTACCTCTTTTGTTAAAATACCATACGTAATGTCGTCTGCTGAAAATTCTACATCTCTTTTCTCATTATTAAATTCAACAGTAAATGTTATT contains the following coding sequences:
- a CDS encoding flagellin N-terminal helical domain-containing protein — its product is MIINNNIPALNTHRMLAANNLAAQKAMEKLSSGLRINRAGDDAAGLAISEKMRAQIRGLNQAMRNAQDGISLIQTAEGALQETHAILQRMRELAVQAANDTNTEADRKELQKEVNQLIDELNRISANTEFNTKTLLNGDLTFKLVRNTNNANHATHFRFVDGELSSNSTVSLSQKVDYAAESTSNANDGAFQKITFTVEFNNEKRDVEFSADDITYGILTKEVTVGGATFSVTVNRGVASTQGNGAGNPSTADTFTVEDKRLSFHIGANQDQNIKLSLTDMSANALNVEAISVSDTESANKAITIINNAIERVSAERSKLGAVQNRLEHTINNLGTSAENLQAAESRIRDVDMAREIMEFTRANILSQASQAMLAQANQLPQSVLQLLG